The following DNA comes from Teredinibacter haidensis.
ATGAAAAATTAAACTCAAACCAAATAGTTACTCAGAATTATTAACAGGGTTTGTTGAGTAAAAAAAGGGAAAAGGGCGAGTAATAACCTCGCCCAACCACTCTTTTAAGCAGTGACCACATCACGTATAAACTACAATAGTCTGCTCAAATGCAGGGAACCACTTTTATGTGTATTTGGACTTACTGTGGAATCAACTGCCATTGTTGATTTGTGCCGTTATTGTCAGACCACTGAACAACATTAGCACCGTTTTCGACTAAACCACCGCTAACATCAAGAGCCTTTCCGCTTAAACGATTCACCAACTGATAATAAGATCCACCAACATCTATTAATTGCCAGTGCTGGTTTTCACTTCCATTATCCGGCCATTGGATTACGTTTGCACCGTCACTACTCGACCCACCATTTACATCGAGTAACTTACCGCTATTTCGGTTCTTAATCTTATTGTAATTCCCGCCAACGCTAATAATTTCCCACTGTTGGTTATTCCCACCATTCCATTCCCACTGCAGCACACTCGCACCGTCAGATGTTGAGCCTCCGTTTACATCAAGGTCCTTATTGCTGTTTCGGTTGACCAAACGATAGTAAGTGCCACTAGCGTTACCGCCGCCACATTCCATCTCACCCCAACCACATCTAATTTGCTCCAGGCCGGATTCGTTTGTAGTATTTAAGGTAATATTTGTTCCACTACCGCCACGCTCCTGAATACTGTAACTGTCCCCATCACGTAATCCAGGCCAGTATACGCTCGCTATATTATCGGCGCTAAACACACTGTTAGAAGCTCTAATATATGCAATGTAAGCCTGGTTCTCTGTAGATTCAGAAGAGCTAGCCGAATTTGCGTAATCGAGACCCGTCGTCATAGGCGCACCATACTCGGTCACAACGGTTCGACTTCCATACATACCAATACGACTGCGCCAGTCAGATTCCCACTCCGATTCGCTTGTGCGTGAATTGTTCCAAAACGCATAGTTATGCAGCGACAATAAACAACCATCAAACTGGCTGTCAGAACCGATTGAAATCACGTTTTCAGAATAACCCGTTCCACCTAGTAAAACACGACTGCGAGGTACACTTGAATAAGTGGACAGCCAGTCGGAATATAGCGCTGATAATTCAGAGGAAGAATAACCAAAAGGCTCATTCATAACCTCGAAATATACATTTGAGTTATTTTGGTAATCACTAACCACCTGCGTCCACATTTGCCAAAACTGTGCGGCGTTATCAATCCTTCCATCTTTGGTGGAACTTTTTTCCCAATACCCAAGAATGACTTTAACGTTATTGTCACTCGCGGTATCGATCGCAGCCTTATAAGAACCCCACCAACTCTCCAAAACACTCGGTTCATTAATAGGCAAGCGAACCGCATTTACACCCGGCATATTACGTTGAAACTCAGAAATAATAGAGTCTGCTTTAGCCGCAGTAGTCGCATAGCTGTCACTCGCGTCGAGGCCCGATGGAATAACCCATCCATCCACAAAATTATCGCGCCCGTCGGCCCAGTTTACGCCCGCGATGCCGTTACCTGCACCGACGCCCGCATACGAGCTTCCCAGAGTTAGGCACCCTAGAAACAGGGATAGAGCCATATAGACAGTTTTCAATTTCATTATTATTTTCCTTGCATTTAGATGTTAAAACAATTAACCCTACTCAGAAAATACAAATGCAAACACAGAAAATAAAAACTAATAGCTAAAGAGCGTTGCACTAATTTAAAATCTTCAAATGGCGCTCATAAATGTTTTTAATCGTTATATATTTTTTATGAGTAGAGGCTAAAATGTTGTATAGGTAGGAGGTCTCCTTTTTAACCAGATCGAAAAATCCAATAGCCTACCTTCGGTGTTAGACCAATTTCCTTTGCTTAACCCCTAATACTTATTTAAATGAAATTCTTTCTGGCGTAGAGAGTATTCGAGACAACCACCACAAACATGAATACAGATCCAAACAGGACGCGCGTTTAGACCGTATAGTTAAAGGGGAAATTGCAGACCCTATTCTCTTTTTAGCCGAAGCGTTTGCGATGAATGTCTGCGCTTATATGTACTGAGGAATGATCTCTACAAGCCACCTACACTAAAATAGCCGTCTCGTTAACCTTTTTCGGCCAACAGAAATCATAGACTTGCCCCTACATCTCGGTATTATTAAATAGTTAATCCCCACATCTAACTTTTCCAGATAAACCTTGGTTAGCCATAAAAATGAAACAGCCGCATGTTGGGTTTGGCCCAAAGAATTTTGACCTCGCGATTTATATCGCGAATCGACCGCCTATTGATCACTACCCACAGCTAGATCAATTGCAGGTACTTGCCCCGGGAGAGGTGGCGGCTATTACAGCTAGAACCAGCAATCACTGGCGTAAAGCTTTTAATGTTTGCGCAAAGTTTATCGTTGAATTGCGGGGCGAACAGTACTCGCAGCCGTCGTGGCAGGCCTTTAGAGACCGGCAATTATTTCAGGCAGATTGCCGCGAAGCGTTGCTGTTCTCGCCGCCAAACTTACAAAGCCCTGGCATCCATATTATTGCTGGCAAAACATACGCATCGGATTTGTCGCTGGATGTGCCTCTCACATGGCTGGATAATTATTTCGCTGTCAATCGCCAGTTTCGGCTGGTGGTATCCCCCTACTTAGACTACCGACAGCTTTCAAATGCCCGAATAATTCAGCTCGTTACCCTGGTGAAATCCCTTGCCAAGACATAAACACCCGAGTATCTTAAGTGATATCACAATGATGTCTAAATGACTCGCTCGCGGTAACGATCCGACGAGCAGAGCTCAACTCATAGATACAGCAAAGGGAAACAATCATGATTACAGAAATCCGTGCAAGGACATCTTCAGGTTACAGTGCTTTTATTGCCCTGCTATTGGCGCTATTGGCGCTGTTTAGTGCTTTGTTTATCGGGCCCGTGCCAATAAAAATCGTCGCCGGTCTTCTGCTGGTGCCGTTGCTTGTCTGTTGGGCCGGGTTTTATATGGTTGCGCCTAACGAAGGCCGGGTATTGCAGCTGTTTGGTAAATACGTGGGCACAGATAAAGTTAATGGATTGCGCTGGGCGAACCCGCTCTACAGCAAGAGCCGCGTATCATTGAGAGTACGCAATTTCGAAAGCGGTCAGATTAAAGTGAACGATTTAGGCGGCAACCCTATCGAAATAGCGTCCGTCGTGGTGTGGAAAGTTGTCGACGCGGCGGAAGCCGTATTTGAGGTGGATAATTACGAAGGCTATGTGGCTATTCAAACAGAAGCCGCCATTCGTAATATGGCCACCAGCTACCCCTATGATGACTACGAAGAGCATGAAATCTCCCTGCGTGGAAACAGCAATGAAATTGCCGTTATTTTAAAGCAGGAGGTTCAAGAGCGGCTGGGTAAAGCGGGGGTAGAAGTCCTGGAAGCGCGTATTAGCCACCTGGCATACGCACCGGAAATTGCCAGCGCAATGCTTCAGCGGCAACAAGCTTCGGCCATTGTTGCCGCGCGCCACAAAATCGTTGAAGGGGCTGTTGGGATGGTAGAAGCTGCGCTCGACAAACTGGCGGAAAAAGAAATTATTGAACTTGATGAAGAGCGCAAAGCAACCATGGTGAGCAATTTGCTCGTGGTACTTTGCGGCGACAAAGCAACGCAGCCGGTGATAAACACCGGGTCGTTGTACCGGTAATTCAAACGTAAAGGTTCTCTGTGTCTTCTAAAAAAGCCTTTCCCCTACGCATCAACCCAGCCGTGCTTGCCGCCATGCAGCGCTGGGCTGATGATGATATTCGCAGTGTTAACGCCCAAATAGAATTTGTTCTACGGGAAGCCCTAGTCAAAGCAGGTCGCGTTAAACTTACCCAAAAAGTAGTCACCGAAGTAGAGCCCACGGACGACCCTTCGCAAAGCTAAGGCCTGCGACTTACACGTTCCTACCCTCCGGCGCGGGAACGCCATTGAGGCGCGACAAAGTGATGGATAAACTCCCACGGAAAACCGTGGGACTAAGCAACAGCCTACAAACGAAGCCCGAGGATTTGTAACTGCGCAGCCTTGTTGTAGCGCCCACCTCTCAACTAACGCCCACTTAATGCCCTTCGTTCGCATCTAGCGCACGTTAAAAACACCTTCTTGTACTTACCGCTCCATCGACACGGCTCGCGGCGAAAATAAACACGCTCAGCATCCGCCAAGGATTGCTATTTTGCTTATAGTCTCTCGTTAACGTTGCGCTCCCCCTAGCTCCAGGAAGGGTCACCCGGCTCCAGGAAGGGTCACCCAGCTCCAGGAAAGGGTCACCCAGCTCCAGGAAGGGGTCACCCAGCTCCAGGAAGGGTCACCTAGCTCCAGGAAGGGTCACCCAGCTCCAGGAAGGGTCACCCAGCTCCAGGAAGGGTCACCCAGCTCCAGGAAGGGTCACCCGGCTCCAGGAAGGGGTCACCCGGCTCCAGGAAGGGGTCACCCAGCTCCAGGAAGGGGTCACCCAGCTCCAGGAAGGGTCCACCCAGCTCCAGGAAGGGTCCACCCAGCTCCAGGACGGGTCCACCCAGCTCCAGGACGGGGCAGGTTCGGTAGTCTGTTCGAAGCTTTTTGCGTCAACAGGCAATCGGGGCTGACGCTAACGGCATAAATCCTCAAGGACGACCGTGGAAACTAGCAGCATCTATCTCGAGCACAGAGCAAGATCTAGCCCCGCGCCCCTCGAAACATGGCCTTTCGTTTAAGCCCGGCGCTTTTTTAAGTTATCTTGCCCCAAAACATACTATTATAGTCATAATGACTGTTACCCCCAATAAACATTAAAAAACAGGAAATTGCCATGACTCTACTTCCTTCCTTCTCGGTACATAGGTACCTCATTGGCTTGCTATTGCTCCCGGCGGTACTCGCATTTACGGCACACGCACAACCTTCTGGCGGGCCTTATGGGCCAATTAATCAGAATTACGAAATCCCGAAGGCGAACAACATCTATTTTGTTGCACCTAATGGCAGCGCGAGTGCGGCGGGAACGGCTTTGAATGCCCCCACCACTCTTGAGTCGGCCATCGCGCGAGTTGTGTCGGGAGATGCAATTATCCTGCGCGGAGGGGTTTATCGCACCGGTAGCATGGTACTGAACCAGGGAATTGCCCTGCAGCCCTATGCTGATGAAAAGCCAATTCTAAAAGGCACGGAAATCGCTACCGACTGGGAAGCCGTGGGCGACAACGTATGGCGCACTTCCTGGGCCCAGCTGTTTCCATCAAAGCCCATGGCCTGGTGGCGACAAGCGCGCAACATAGATCGCACGCCACTGCACCGTTTCAACAATGATATGGTGTTTATCGACGGTAAATACCTGCAATCCGCAGGAAGCGTTGATGAGCTGAGCGCAAACACTTACTACATCAATTATCAGCAACAGGCCGTTTATATCGGTGCTGATCCCGCAGGCCACACGGTGGAAATCACCACCCACGACACCGCTCTGACGCGTACGACCTCCGAGATACACGGCAAAACCGCCGATAAAATAGGCCCCAAAATCCGCGGTATCATGTTCACCCAGTACGCCTGGACCGCGTTGGCTATAGAAGGCAAGCGGCATTTCACACACCTGGAAGAACCTGTTGATGAGCCCATTGGCATAGCGGACCCGTCTACCTATGGTAAAGAGGTGATCGGCACACTTCTCGACAATGTAACGATCTCTTTTGTTGGTCGTGTCGCCGGTTATTTCCGTGGCGATGGTCTGGTGATTCGCAATTCATTAATCAGCGATACCGGCACCGAGGGTATTTACGTTATCGGTTCTTCAGATGTGCTCTTGGAGCGCAACATTATTCGTCGGAACGATATTGAGAGAATTACCGGCTACTATGTTTCCGCCGTGAAAATTATCAACCAAACCCACAATGTGTTGATACGGGATAACCTGATATTGGATCACCCCTCGTCCAAAGGCGTGTGGTACGACGTGGGCAACCGCAATGGCGTGTTTATCAATAACTATGTTGAAGGCACAGACACCGGCTTCTTTTTTGAAATCTCGCGCGGAGTAACAGTGGCCGGTAACGTGTTCGTTAACAACCGGCAAGGCTCATGGATTTTAAACTCTGCCGATGCGCATATTTACAACAACACCTACGTGAATAGCATGGCAGATTTTAAACGCGATAAACGTAGCGCGCAGGGCGACCACTTCGACTGGCACCCGGCGACTGGCCCCGGCGTGGAAGAGCGCGAAGGACATATCTTTATGAACAACCTGCTGGTAGCGACAGATGCCGGTTTTGGGCCTTTACTGCGTGTAGAACAACCGCAGGATCTCTGCGAAAAGCTGAACAAGCCTGCGCTGAGCACGCTTAACGGCAATACCTATATACGCCCAAGCACCCCCTACAAGGCCGCTGAAAAACCACTACTAAGCTGGGCAGACCCCAACGCTGAAGGCTGCGTAACAAACGTTACATCGCTGACGGCATTCCAGGCGAAGGTCCCTGCGTTCGAACTACAGGGGCAACAACTGGACGGCGATACCCACAGCACCTTCGTCGCGCCGGATATTCGCCGCTTTAAACTGTTACAAAACATTCCGACATCCAAGCAGGTAAGTATGCCAGCGGAAGTACGCAAACACCTTGGCTGGAGCAAAAAAGAAGCGGCCACTACGGTAGGAGCGTATCCAGCCAAATAGCCGTATTAAGGAAGCACTCAGAAAGAAACAAGACGGTGCTGGGATGCGCCGCATTAACCCGGTAATCAATATTGCCGGGTTAATATTGCAACGCAATCGGTACCGATATCAGCCCCCCATCACCCCGTATTTATCGTTGACGTTAACACAGTGACCATCGTCAAGATTGCTGTCCAGCAAACTCTTGTTTTTTTTGCTGACGACATAGCACGCAAAACACACATCATTTAAGCCACAACCCGACACCTTCCAAGCGATATAAAGATCTGGCGCTTTAGGGCCAATTGTTTTGCGGAACGAAAGCACGAATAACAGCAAGCAAAAACAACTGCCGCTCGCCTCACGGTATAGAACGCGCGCCGAGGTGACCCTAAGCGCACGGTATAAGGCGGGTATTTTGTTGCGCCGAAAACCGTCGCTGTTATAACTCGGTGGTAGAAGATTTCGTCCAGTCTATATTGTTCCGAAAAGTTAAAAGTGCGTAACCTGTACCACGACCATTTCCTGTACCGGTTACACCATGCTTCCAGTAGCCGCCTAGCACACCCTTATCAATGTCTATCGATTCAACCCTAAAGCTAAAGGTCGCTTGCATCTGCCCAATCACCATCCAGCTACAATGATAGGCATCCAACTCTAAGGTAACTTCGTTAATAGAATTGACACTAAAACGGCTTACCGCGCTACCGCAACTTACCTTAGTGCCAATAAAGCTTAACGGCATGGTGGTTTCGAACTCGATGCTGGCCGATTCAGTAGCGGCCACATTTGAGAATGTTAGGCTTTTAGCACAACCACTTCCCGGAATAAGCCCACCCATTACAAGGTAACATACTTTCTCTTTGCTACAGATTTTGCTATCTGGGCTGGCAACACAAATGGGAGTGTCTAGGCCCTCGTTGGCCTTAATAAACGCCTCTAAATTCATAAACATTTGCTCTTGAGAATAGTCTCGCTGAGCAGGCACACACACCCCCTCTGAACAAATAGAAAGCACCTCTATAGATTGCTCCTTCCTGTTACCGGCACAGCCTACCAAAACCATTAAGCTTATTACCGCTAATATAAATTTCATTTTTGTCTTCTCCTAGAAAACCACTTAATTTTAAACCTGGCGAATACTAGCACGCTTTGAAGAGAAGCTTATGACAACAGGCCAACCCTATTGGCCTTAAATGACCGACACAATTTAATTGAGACTTTCGATAACTGCTAGCACTTTAGTTGCAGCCAAAGGACAACCAACAAACACGGTTAATATGTTAACCGTGATGCTTTAGACGACCTTAATCGATAACCACACAACCATCATTTTAATTGTTACACACTTAACAAATGCTTCTATTGAAAACAAAAAAATAACGGCTGACTCCAACCCTATTGTTGTACAGCACCAACAACCCAGGCAAGTTCTTTAACAGTCTGTTATTAGAGTGACATCAACCAACACGGAGACGTAAAGAAACTGGATTTCATTTTATGGATTATCGAAATAAAACTGCTTAGCCATTATTGCGTT
Coding sequences within:
- a CDS encoding RICIN domain-containing protein; the encoded protein is MKLKTVYMALSLFLGCLTLGSSYAGVGAGNGIAGVNWADGRDNFVDGWVIPSGLDASDSYATTAAKADSIISEFQRNMPGVNAVRLPINEPSVLESWWGSYKAAIDTASDNNVKVILGYWEKSSTKDGRIDNAAQFWQMWTQVVSDYQNNSNVYFEVMNEPFGYSSSELSALYSDWLSTYSSVPRSRVLLGGTGYSENVISIGSDSQFDGCLLSLHNYAFWNNSRTSESEWESDWRSRIGMYGSRTVVTEYGAPMTTGLDYANSASSSESTENQAYIAYIRASNSVFSADNIASVYWPGLRDGDSYSIQERGGSGTNITLNTTNESGLEQIRCGWGEMECGGGNASGTYYRLVNRNSNKDLDVNGGSTSDGASVLQWEWNGGNNQQWEIISVGGNYNKIKNRNSGKLLDVNGGSSSDGANVIQWPDNGSENQHWQLIDVGGSYYQLVNRLSGKALDVSGGLVENGANVVQWSDNNGTNQQWQLIPQ
- a CDS encoding DUF6942 family protein, with the protein product MKQPHVGFGPKNFDLAIYIANRPPIDHYPQLDQLQVLAPGEVAAITARTSNHWRKAFNVCAKFIVELRGEQYSQPSWQAFRDRQLFQADCREALLFSPPNLQSPGIHIIAGKTYASDLSLDVPLTWLDNYFAVNRQFRLVVSPYLDYRQLSNARIIQLVTLVKSLAKT
- a CDS encoding SPFH domain-containing protein, with translation MITEIRARTSSGYSAFIALLLALLALFSALFIGPVPIKIVAGLLLVPLLVCWAGFYMVAPNEGRVLQLFGKYVGTDKVNGLRWANPLYSKSRVSLRVRNFESGQIKVNDLGGNPIEIASVVVWKVVDAAEAVFEVDNYEGYVAIQTEAAIRNMATSYPYDDYEEHEISLRGNSNEIAVILKQEVQERLGKAGVEVLEARISHLAYAPEIASAMLQRQQASAIVAARHKIVEGAVGMVEAALDKLAEKEIIELDEERKATMVSNLLVVLCGDKATQPVINTGSLYR
- a CDS encoding right-handed parallel beta-helix repeat-containing protein; protein product: MTLLPSFSVHRYLIGLLLLPAVLAFTAHAQPSGGPYGPINQNYEIPKANNIYFVAPNGSASAAGTALNAPTTLESAIARVVSGDAIILRGGVYRTGSMVLNQGIALQPYADEKPILKGTEIATDWEAVGDNVWRTSWAQLFPSKPMAWWRQARNIDRTPLHRFNNDMVFIDGKYLQSAGSVDELSANTYYINYQQQAVYIGADPAGHTVEITTHDTALTRTTSEIHGKTADKIGPKIRGIMFTQYAWTALAIEGKRHFTHLEEPVDEPIGIADPSTYGKEVIGTLLDNVTISFVGRVAGYFRGDGLVIRNSLISDTGTEGIYVIGSSDVLLERNIIRRNDIERITGYYVSAVKIINQTHNVLIRDNLILDHPSSKGVWYDVGNRNGVFINNYVEGTDTGFFFEISRGVTVAGNVFVNNRQGSWILNSADAHIYNNTYVNSMADFKRDKRSAQGDHFDWHPATGPGVEEREGHIFMNNLLVATDAGFGPLLRVEQPQDLCEKLNKPALSTLNGNTYIRPSTPYKAAEKPLLSWADPNAEGCVTNVTSLTAFQAKVPAFELQGQQLDGDTHSTFVAPDIRRFKLLQNIPTSKQVSMPAEVRKHLGWSKKEAATTVGAYPAK